The following coding sequences are from one Arvicanthis niloticus isolate mArvNil1 chromosome 14, mArvNil1.pat.X, whole genome shotgun sequence window:
- the Matr3 gene encoding matrin-3 isoform X1, with translation MSKSFQQSSLGRDSQGHGRDLSAAGIGLLAAATQSLSMPASLGRMNQGTARLASLMNLGMSSSLNQQGAHSALSSASTSSHNLQSIFNIGSRGPLPLSSQHRGDTDQASNILASFGLSARDLDELSRYPEDKITPENLPQILLQLKRRRTEEGPTLSYGRDGRSATREPPYRVPRDDWEEKRHFRRDSFDDRGPSLNPVLDYDHGSRSQESGYYDRMDYEDDRLRDGERCRDDSFFGETSHNYHKFDSEYERMGRGPGPLQERSLFEKKRGAPPSSNIEDFHGLLPKGYPHLCSICDLPVHSNKEWSQHINGASHSRRCQLLLEIYPEWNPDNDTGHTMGDPFMLQQSTNPAPGILGPPPPSFHLGGPAVGPRGNLGAGNGNLQGPRHMQKGRVETSRVVHIMDFQRGKNLRYQLLQLVEPFGVISNHLILNKINEAFIEMATTEDAQAAVDYYTTTPALVFGKPVRVHLSQKYKRIKKPEGKPDQKFDQKQELGRVIHLSNLPHSGYSDSAVLKLAEPYGKIKNYILMRMKSQAFIEMETREDAMAMVDHCLKKALWFQGRCVKVDLSEKYKKLVLRIPNRGIDLLKKDKSRKRSYSPDGKESPSDKKSKTDGAQKTESPAEGKEQEEKSGEDGEKDTKDDQTEQEPSMLLESEDELLVDEEEAAALLESGSSVGDETDLANLGDVSSDGKKEPTDKAVKKDASASATSKKKPKKVDKMEELDQENEAALENGIKNEENTEPGAESAENADDPNKDTSENADGQNDENKEDCTIPDEYRIGPYQPNVPVGIDYVIPKTGFYCKLCSLFYTNEEVAKNTHCSSLPHYQKLKKFLNKLAEERRQKKET, from the exons ATGTCCAAGTCATTCCAGCAGTCATCTCTCGGTAGGGATTCACAGGGTCATGGGCGTGACCTGTCTGCAGCAGGAATAGGCCTTCTTGCTGCTGCTACCCAGTCTTTAAGTATGCCAGCATCTCTTGGAAGGATGAACCAGGGTACTGCACGCCTTGCTAGTTTAATGAATCTTGGAATGAGTTCTTCATTGAATCAACAAGGAGCTCATAGTGCACTGTCTTCTGCTAGTACTTCTTCCCATAATTTGCAGTCTATATTTAACATTGGAAGTAGAGGTCCACTCCCTTTGTCTTCTCAACACCGTGGAGATACAGACCAGGCCAGTAATATTTTGGCCAGCTTTGGTCTGTCTGCTAGAGACTTAGATGAACTGAGTCGGTATCCAGAGGACAAGATTACTCCTGAGAACTTGCCCCAAATTCTTCTACAGCTTAAAAGGAGGAGAACTGAAGAAGGCCCTACATTGAGTTATGGTAGAGATGGCAGATCTGCTACACGGGAGCCACCATACAGAGTACCTAGGGATGATTGGGAAGAAAAAAGGCACTTTAGAAGAGATAGTTTTGATGATCGTGGTCCTAGTCTCAACCCAGTGCTTGATTATGACCATGGAAGTCGTTCTCAAGAATCTGGTTATTATGACAGAATGGATTATGAAGATGACAGATTAAGAGATGGAGAAAGGTGTAGGGATGATTCTTTTTTTGGTGAGACCTCGCATAACTATCATAAATTTGACAGTGAGTATGAGAGAATGGGACGTGGTCCTGGCCCCTTACAAGAGAGATCTCTCTTTGAGAAAAAGAGGGGCGCTCCTCCAAGTAGCAATATTGAAGACTTCCATGGACTCTTACCGAAGGGTTATCCCCATCTGTGCTCTATATGTGATTTGCCAGTTCATTCTAATAAG GAGTGGAGTCAACATATCAATGGAGCAAGTCACAGTCGTCGATGCCAGCTTCTTCTTGAAAT CTATCCAGAATGGAATCCTGACAATGACACTGGACACACAAT GGGTGATCCTTTCATGCTGCAGCAGTCTACAAACCCAGCACCAGGGATTCTGGGACCGCCACCTCCTTCATTTCATCTTGGAGGACCAGCAGTTGGACCAAGAGGAAATCTGG GTGCTGGTAATGGGAACCTACAGGGACCAAGACACATGCAAAAAGGCAGAGTG GAAACCAGCCGAGTTGTTCACATCATGGATTTTCAACGAGGAAAAAACTTAAGATATCAGCTATTACAACTGGTAGAACCATTTGGAGTCATTTCAAATCATCTGattctaaataaaattaatgag GCATTTATTGAAATGGCTACCACAGAAGATGCTCAGGCTGCTGTAGATTATTATACAACTACACCAGCATTAGTGTTTGGCAAGCCAGTGAGAGTTCATTTATCCCAGAAGTATAAGAGAATAAAG AAACCTGAGGGAAAACCAGATCAGAAGTTTGATCAAAAGCAAGAACTTGGACGTGTGATACATCTCAGCAATTTACCTCATTCTGGCTATTCTGACAGTGCCGTCCTCAAGCTTGCTGAGCCTTATGGGAAAATAAAGAATTACATATTGATGAGGATGAAAAGTCAG gctTTTATTGAAATGGAAACCAGAGAAGATGCAATGGCAATGGTGGACCACTGTCTAAAAAAGGCACTTTGGTTTCAAGGGAGATGTGTTAAAGTTGACCTGTctgagaaatataaaaaactgGTGCTGCGG attCCTAACAGAGGCATTGACTTACTGAAAAAAGATAAATCCCG GAAAAGATCCTATTCTCCAGATGGAAAAGAATCTCCAAGTGATAAGAAGTCCAAAACTGATGGTGCTCAGAAGACTGAGAGTCCAGCTGAGGGtaaagaacaagaagagaagtCGGGTGAGGACGGTGAGAAAGACACCAAGGATGACCAGACAGAACAGGAGCCCAGTATGCTTCTTGAATCTGAAGATGAACTGCTAGTTGATGAGGAAGAAGCTGCAGCACTACTAGAAAGTGGTAGTTCAGTAGGCGATGAGACCGATCTTGCTAATTTAGGAGATGTATCTTCTGATGGGAAAAAGGAGCCTACAGATAAAGCTGTGAAAAAAGATGCAAGTGCTTCAGCAACATCCAAGAAAAAGCCTAAAAAG GTGGACAAGATGGAGGAACTTGATCAAGAAAATGAAGCTGCATTGGAAAATGGgattaaaaatgaggaaaatacGGAACCCGGTGCTGAATCTGCTGAGAATGCTGATGATCCGAACAAAGACACAAGTGAAAATGCAGATGGCCAAAATGATGAGAACAAGGAGGACTGTACAATTCCAGATGAGTATAGAATTGGACCATATCAGCCTAATGTTCCTGTTG GTATAGACTATGTGATACCTAAAACAGGGTTTTACTGTAAGCTGTGTTCactcttttatacaaatgaagaAGTTGCAAAGAATACTCATTGCAGCAGCCTTCCTCATTATCAGAAATTAAAG aaaTTTCTGAATAAACTGGCAGAAGAACGGAGGCAGAAGAAGGAAACTTAA
- the Matr3 gene encoding matrin-3 isoform X2 has product MGDPFMLQQSTNPAPGILGPPPPSFHLGGPAVGPRGNLGAGNGNLQGPRHMQKGRVETSRVVHIMDFQRGKNLRYQLLQLVEPFGVISNHLILNKINEAFIEMATTEDAQAAVDYYTTTPALVFGKPVRVHLSQKYKRIKKPEGKPDQKFDQKQELGRVIHLSNLPHSGYSDSAVLKLAEPYGKIKNYILMRMKSQAFIEMETREDAMAMVDHCLKKALWFQGRCVKVDLSEKYKKLVLRIPNRGIDLLKKDKSRKRSYSPDGKESPSDKKSKTDGAQKTESPAEGKEQEEKSGEDGEKDTKDDQTEQEPSMLLESEDELLVDEEEAAALLESGSSVGDETDLANLGDVSSDGKKEPTDKAVKKDASASATSKKKPKKVDKMEELDQENEAALENGIKNEENTEPGAESAENADDPNKDTSENADGQNDENKEDCTIPDEYRIGPYQPNVPVGIDYVIPKTGFYCKLCSLFYTNEEVAKNTHCSSLPHYQKLKKFLNKLAEERRQKKET; this is encoded by the exons AT GGGTGATCCTTTCATGCTGCAGCAGTCTACAAACCCAGCACCAGGGATTCTGGGACCGCCACCTCCTTCATTTCATCTTGGAGGACCAGCAGTTGGACCAAGAGGAAATCTGG GTGCTGGTAATGGGAACCTACAGGGACCAAGACACATGCAAAAAGGCAGAGTG GAAACCAGCCGAGTTGTTCACATCATGGATTTTCAACGAGGAAAAAACTTAAGATATCAGCTATTACAACTGGTAGAACCATTTGGAGTCATTTCAAATCATCTGattctaaataaaattaatgag GCATTTATTGAAATGGCTACCACAGAAGATGCTCAGGCTGCTGTAGATTATTATACAACTACACCAGCATTAGTGTTTGGCAAGCCAGTGAGAGTTCATTTATCCCAGAAGTATAAGAGAATAAAG AAACCTGAGGGAAAACCAGATCAGAAGTTTGATCAAAAGCAAGAACTTGGACGTGTGATACATCTCAGCAATTTACCTCATTCTGGCTATTCTGACAGTGCCGTCCTCAAGCTTGCTGAGCCTTATGGGAAAATAAAGAATTACATATTGATGAGGATGAAAAGTCAG gctTTTATTGAAATGGAAACCAGAGAAGATGCAATGGCAATGGTGGACCACTGTCTAAAAAAGGCACTTTGGTTTCAAGGGAGATGTGTTAAAGTTGACCTGTctgagaaatataaaaaactgGTGCTGCGG attCCTAACAGAGGCATTGACTTACTGAAAAAAGATAAATCCCG GAAAAGATCCTATTCTCCAGATGGAAAAGAATCTCCAAGTGATAAGAAGTCCAAAACTGATGGTGCTCAGAAGACTGAGAGTCCAGCTGAGGGtaaagaacaagaagagaagtCGGGTGAGGACGGTGAGAAAGACACCAAGGATGACCAGACAGAACAGGAGCCCAGTATGCTTCTTGAATCTGAAGATGAACTGCTAGTTGATGAGGAAGAAGCTGCAGCACTACTAGAAAGTGGTAGTTCAGTAGGCGATGAGACCGATCTTGCTAATTTAGGAGATGTATCTTCTGATGGGAAAAAGGAGCCTACAGATAAAGCTGTGAAAAAAGATGCAAGTGCTTCAGCAACATCCAAGAAAAAGCCTAAAAAG GTGGACAAGATGGAGGAACTTGATCAAGAAAATGAAGCTGCATTGGAAAATGGgattaaaaatgaggaaaatacGGAACCCGGTGCTGAATCTGCTGAGAATGCTGATGATCCGAACAAAGACACAAGTGAAAATGCAGATGGCCAAAATGATGAGAACAAGGAGGACTGTACAATTCCAGATGAGTATAGAATTGGACCATATCAGCCTAATGTTCCTGTTG GTATAGACTATGTGATACCTAAAACAGGGTTTTACTGTAAGCTGTGTTCactcttttatacaaatgaagaAGTTGCAAAGAATACTCATTGCAGCAGCCTTCCTCATTATCAGAAATTAAAG aaaTTTCTGAATAAACTGGCAGAAGAACGGAGGCAGAAGAAGGAAACTTAA